A genomic stretch from Kogia breviceps isolate mKogBre1 chromosome 1, mKogBre1 haplotype 1, whole genome shotgun sequence includes:
- the LOC131764146 gene encoding LOW QUALITY PROTEIN: olfactory receptor 10K1-like (The sequence of the model RefSeq protein was modified relative to this genomic sequence to represent the inferred CDS: inserted 1 base in 1 codon; substituted 2 bases at 2 genomic stop codons) — protein sequence MEWVNETLVREFVFLGFSSLAGLQQLPFIVFLLIYLLTLSTNAIIISTIVLDRTLHTPTYFILGVLSCSENCYTFILVPKMLVDLLAQKKTISFLDCSIQMFSFLFLGCSHSFLLAVMGYDHYVTICNPLRYTVLMGYGVCVXLVAAACACGFTVSLVTTSLVFHLPFHSSNQLHHFFCDISPILKLASHHSXPQTVIFMLGVFALIIPLLLLLVSYIRIISAILKIPSSVGRYKAFSTCASHLIVVTVHYGRASFIYLRPKSHYSSSQDTLISVSYTILTPLFNPMVXSLRNKEFKSAIRRTIVQTSYPFN from the exons ATGGAATGGGTCAATGAGACCTTGGTGAGAGAGTTTGTCTTCCTTGGCTTCTCATCTCTGGCTGGGCTGCAGCAGCTGCCCTTCATTGTCTTCCTGCTCATCTACCTGTTAACCCTGAGCACAAATGCCATCATCATTTCCACCATTGTCCTGGACAGAACCCTCCATACCCCTACGTACTTCATCCTTGGTGTCCTCTCCTGTTCTGAGAATTGCTACACCTTCATACTTGTACCCAAGATGCTGGTTGACCTGCTGGCCCAGAAGAAGACCATCTCCTTCTTGGACTGTTCTATCCagatgttttccttcctcttcctaggTTGCTCTCACTCCTTCCTGCTGGCAGTCATGGGTTATGATCACTATGTGACCATATGTAACCCTCTGCGTTACACAGTGCTCATGGgttatggggtgtgtgtgtgacttgTGGCTGCTGCCTGTGCCTGTGGCTTCACTGTCTCACTGGTCACCACCTCCCTGGTATTTCACTTGCCATTCCACTCCTCCAACCAGCTACACCACTTCTTCTGTGACATTTCTCCTATTCTCAAGCTGGCATCACATCACT AGCCTCAGACAGTCATATTCATGCTTGGTGTGTTTGCCTTGATTATTCCACTGTTACTTCTCCTGGTTTCCTATATCCGTATCATCTCTGCCATTCTAAAAATCCCATCCTCTGTTGGAAGATACAAAGCCTTCTCTACTTGTGCCTCCCATCTCATCGTGGTAACTGTTCATTATGGTCGTGCCTCTTTCATCTACTTAAGGCCCAAATCCCATTACTCTTCAAGTCAAGACACCCTAATATCTGTGTCTTATACCATCCTCACTCCATTGTTCAATCCAATGGTTTAGAGTCTGAGGAATAAGGAATTCAAATCAGCCATTCGAAGAACAATTGTCCAGACTTCATATCCTTTTAATTAA